Part of the Triticum aestivum cultivar Chinese Spring chromosome 4D, IWGSC CS RefSeq v2.1, whole genome shotgun sequence genome is shown below.
acataacgatatcctccgcgagcctcaacactcattggaccgcacacatcggtatgtatgatttccaataagttggttgctcgctccattgttccggagaacggagtcttggtcatcttacccatgaggcatggttcgcacgtgtcaaatgattcgtaatcaagagactccaaaagtccatctgcatggagcttcttcatgcgcttgacaccaatgtgaccaaggcggcagtgccacaagtatgtgggactatcgttatcaactttacatcttttggtattcacactatgaatatgtgtaacatcacgtccgagattcatcaaaaataaaccattgaccagcggggcatgaccataaaacatatctctcaaataaatagaacaaccattattctcggatttaaatgagtagccatctcgaattaaacgagatccagatacaatgttcatgctcaaagctggcactaaataacaattattgaggtttaaaactaatcccgtgggtagatgcagaggtagcgtgccgacggcgatcacatcgaccttggaaccattcccaacgcgcatcgtcacctcgtccttcgccagtctccgtttatttcgtagttcctgttttgagttacaaatatgagcaaccacaccggtatcaaatacccaggagctactacgagtactggtaaggtacacatcaattacatgtatatcacatatacctttggtgttgccggccttcttgtccgctaagtatttggggcagttccgcttccagtgaccacttcccttgcaataaaagcactcagtctcgggcttgggtccattccttggcttcttcctggcaactggcttaccgggcgcggcaactcccttgccgtccttcttgaagttcttcttacccttgcccttcttgaacttagtggttttattcaccatcaacacttgatgttcttttctgatctccacctccgctgatttcagcattgaatatatctcaggaatggtcttttccatcccctgcatattgaagttcatcacaaagctcttgtagcttggtggaagcgactggaggattctgtcaatgaccgcgtcatccgggagattaactcccagctgagtcaagcggttgtgcaacccagacattctgagtatatgctcacttacagaactattttcctccattttacagccgaagaacttgtcggagacttcatatctcttgacccgggcatgagcttggaaaaccaatttcagctcctcgaacatctcatatgctccatgtttctcaaaacgcttttggagacccggttctaagctgtaaagcatgccgcactgaacgagggagtaatcatcagcacgctgctgccaagcgttcataacgtcttggttctctgggattggtgcatcacctagcggtgcttctaagacataatctttcttggctactatgaggatgatcctcaggttccggacccagtccgtatagttgctgccatcatctttcagcttggttttctctaggaacgcgttgaaattgaggacaacgttggccatttgatctacaagacatagtgtaaagattttagactaagttcatgataattaagttcatttaatcaaattactcaatgaactcccactcagatagacatccctctagtcatctaagtgaaacatgatccgagttaactcggccgtgtccgatcatcacgtgagacggactagtcaagatcggtgaacatctccatgttgatcgtatcttctatacgactcatgctcgacctttcggtcctctgtgttccgaggccatgtctgtacatgctaggctcgtcaagtcaacctaagtgtattgcgtgtgttccgaggccatgtctgtacatgctaggctcgtcaagtcaacctaagtgtattgcgtgtgttccgaggccatgtctgtacatgctaggctcgtcaacacccgttgtattcgaacgttagaatctatcacacccgatcatcacgtggtgcttcgaaacaacgaaccttcgcaacggtgcacagttagggtgaacactttcttgaaattatcataagggatcatcttacttactaccgtcgttctaagcaaataagatgcaaaaacatgataaacatcacatgcaatcaaatagtaacatgatatggccaatatcatcatgctcctttgatctccatcttcggggcaccatgatcatcttcgtcaccggcatgacaccatgatctccatcatcgtgtcttcatgaagtcgccacgccaacgattacttctacttctatggctaacgcgtttagcaacaaagtaaagtaatttacatggcgtttattcaatgacacgcaggtcatgcaaaataataaagacaactcctatggctcctgccggttgtcatactcatcgacatgcaagtcgtgattcctattacaagaatatgatcaatctcatacatcacatatatcattcatcacatcttttggccatatcacatcacatagcacttgctgcaaaaacaagttagacgtcctctaatagttgttgcaagtttttacgtggtttgtaggtttctagcaagaacgtttcttacctacgtatgaccacaacgtgatttgccaatttctatttacccttcataaggacccttttcatcgaatccgttccgactaaagtaggagagacagacacccgctagccaccttatgcatctagtgcatgtcagtcggtggaacctgtctcacgtaagcgtacgtgtaaggtcggtccgggccgcttcatcctacaatgccgccgaaacaagaaacgactactagcggcaagaagaattggcaacatcaacgcccacaacttctttgtgttctactcgtgcatagtaactacgcataggcctggctcatgatgccaccgttgggaatcgtagcataatttgaaaattttcctacgctcaccaagatgcatctatggagtatactagcaacgaggggaagggagtgcatctacatacccttgtagatcgcgagcggaagcgttccaatgaacatggatgacggagtcgtactcgccgtgattcaaatcaccgatgagcgagtgccgaacggacggcacctccgtgttcaacacacgtacgatacagcgacgtctccttcttgatccagcaagggggaaggagaggttgatggagatccagcagcacgacggcgtggtcgtggatgtagcgggatgccggcagggcttcgccgagcttctacgagagagagaggtgttgcaggggaggagggaggcgcccaaggctgagatattgctgccctccctcccccctttatataggccccctgggaggggggggggcgccggccaaacccatctagggtggggggcggcggccaaggggggtgccatgccccccaaggcaagtggggcgccccccaccctagggtttccaaccctaggcgcaggggggaggcccatggggggcgcccagcccactaggggctagttcccttcccacttcagcccacggggccctctgggataggtggccccacccggtggacccccgggactcttccggtggtcccggtacaataccggtaacccccgaaactttcccggtggccgaaacttgacttcctatatataattcttcacctccggaccattccggaactcctcgtgacgtccgggatctcatccgggactccgaacaactttcgggtttccgcatacacatatctctacaaccctagcgttaccgaaccttaagtgtgtagaccctacgggttcgggagacatgcagacatgaccgagacgcctctccggtcaataaccaacagcgggatctggatacccatgttggctcccacatgttccacgatgatctcatcggatgaaccacgatgtcgaggattcaatcaatcccgtatacaattccctttgtcaatcggtatgttacttgcccgagattcgatcgtcggtatcccaataccttgttcaatctcgttaccggcaagtctctttactcgtaccgcaatgcatgatcccgtgaccaacgccttagtcacattgagctcattatgatgatgcattaccgagtgggcccagagatacctctccgtcatacggagtgacaaatcccagtctcgatccgtgccaacccaacagacactttcggagatacccgtagtgcacctttatagtcacccagttacgttgtgacgtttggcacacccaaagcactcttacggtatccgggagttgcacgatctcatggtctaaggaaaagatacttgacattggaaaagctctagcaaacgaaactacacgatcttttatgctatgcttaggattgggtcttgtccatcacatcattctcctaatgatgtgatcccgttatcaacgacatccaatgtccatagtcaggaaaccatgactatcggttgatcaacgagctagtcaactagaggcttactagggacacgttgtggtctatatattcacacatgtattacgatttccggataacaaaattatagcatgaacaacagacaattatcatgaacaaagaaatataataataaccatttattattggctctagggcatatttccaacaaagagaCCATCATCTCGCTCTTCTAAGTATGAAAATCTTGTCGATGTCTCTAACAAACTCGAAAATCTCCATAGCACGCAATGGCACGTCAGATTCTGGTAAAGTCATTTGTCGTGCTCGTAATTTCGAGAAGAGGTCATCTAATTTAGCATAACTGTCAGAAAACATTTCTACAAATTTAGCACAACATTTGAGTAATTTAATATCATTCAATAACTTCAAGTCTTTTGAGCCAAGTAAGAAGCCAAATATACTTTTGTACACTTTAATTTCTTCGAAGAACTACTGGTTCTAAAAAAGTTGTCAATTGAACTTTTCTGGGATCATACCAGTTCATCTCTCTAGTTTTTTCACTTCCTTTTCTCACTGATAAacattttctactccctccgttcctaaatatttgtctttttaagatttcaaatggactaccgcatatggatgtatatagacatgttttagagtgtagattcactcattttgctccgtatgtagtcatttgttgaaatctctagaaagacaaatatttaggaacggagggagtagaagacatGTCCCcaaacaattgcagaaaaatagTCAATACAGGGAACAAAAGCAGCTGAATATGGGCATATGGCTTGATGTCGAATTGTCGATGTAGCTTCCCAGATCTCCAAGGCTGCAACACTCATTCCCCGTTCGCCCCTTCTCATCCCTGGATCCAATGAAGCTTTGAAGAACAGGCCAACAGAAGAGTAGGAACTAGGAAGAGAAGAATTGGAGATGTCAGATGAAGCAATCGAAGGCGGAGAGTCGGGCTATTTAACAGCGACTCAaaagagtactccctccgtccgggtttattaggccccaTTTCATTTTGAGCcaaagtttgaccataaatttaactaataaaatataaactATATGTCACGAAAACTATACCGTAGGAAACctctttcaaatacaaatccaacaataTACTTTGGGCAGCATATAATATATATATTTTAGTTAAATAAATGGTCGAACTTGGACCCAAAATACAAAGGGGCCTAATAAactcggacggaggtagtacttgattAGGGGAAGGAGGGAGACGTACCATCCCTATGCGGTGATGCCTCAAATGTCTACTTGATGGGGAGCTTGAGGATGGATTGGGGAAGGGAATAGCACTGTTGGTATCCATTAATGGATGCACGGGAGCGGAGCCTCGAATCTGAAAGTGCGTGGGAGCGGCAGCGCTGTTCTTCGGGTGAAGAATTTGTgggactatgctttggtgccttaaggcacctacctttgtgcCTATGACATGTGGATCCAACAAATagctggcccacatgttagtgacccaaaggCAAGGgttttaaggcaccgaagctgcgTCCGAATTTGTGGGAGGAGACGAGGAGGCTGGAGACGTGCAGTAGCGTAGCGAAGCGATGGATTCCTTCATTTTTTTCCTAATACACATATACTAGCTATACCTAGGCTGGGGCCCCTACCTCCCAGGGGCCCAGGGCGGTCGCCCCGTTACCCCGGCCTATGGGCCGGCCCTGCCAAGAAAGGGGGCGGAGCCACCTTATCCATGAGATAATTTTGTCAGAGAAGTCGGTGGGCAGAGCCTTTCGCGGTTCCATTGAACATGTGGGTGACACAACCAAAGAACCAGGGATATGATCAATTCTTGCCCGTCTGTCTTCAAGGTGCCAATGGTCCACAATTCTAGGTACGCAGCCGACGCCGCGGATTATTAGTTGCGTGGTCAACGAGAGCGAAGGCGTAGGGTAATGGCTAGTCTGTCTAGCTCGCACAACTTGACTCGCTAAATGGAGAATGAAAACAAACAATTAAAGAAATACTCGTTGTGGTGCGAAGCACTGACCTTCCCAGCAGCCGGTGCCGTCGACGAAGCCGTCGCCCTGGAGGCCCTCCGGGCACTCGCACTGGAACGCCTCCGGCCGCGTCTTTGTCGCTGGGAACTGGGTGCAGTTGGCTCTGGCATCACAGCGGCAACGCCCCGGTACCCACCAGTCCAGCTCCAGCGCGCCGAGCAGCAGTGACGGCCCCTGTGCGTCCGAATAGCTCACCGCCGACACCAGCCCGGTGCAGTTTGACCTGAGCACCTCGCTTCTGTTCAGAAAATGGTGGCCGCTGGTGTTGCTGGGAGTACGAGGCAGGATGCAGCGTATGGACTCGTTGGCGCTGCAGTGGGACGTGCTTCTCTTCATGTAGCGGTCCGGCGGCTCGCTGCTGCAGTTTTTTATGAGGGCGGCCTCGGAGCTGCTGCAGGAGCTGACGACGAGCGTGTTCCCCCAGGCGGGCGCGTAGCTGTCGGAGAAGAGCACCGCGACGGACGCATTGAACAAGCGAGAGCAGTCGGGCTGCAGGTTGAGGATGAGCGCGCGCGGCGTGACGTTGCGCACGAGCAGGCCCAGCTCCGGCGCGCCGCCGAGCCACGCGGCGCGGACGTCGTCGACGCCGACGTCGCAGACGAGCTGTATCGTGCAGCCGCCGGAGAAACCGAACGGGTACGGCAGCTCCATGCTCCCGCACCTCCGCTCGCAGCTCCCGTTGCCTCCGCCGGCCGCAGCCGCCGCGTGCAGCAACACGGCGGCcaccagcggcagcagcagcaccgCACCCCGCATCTCCGCAGCTGGCTAGCTCTCTACCTTAGCTTACTTCCGAGCTCCGAGCGCGCCGTCCCTCTCATCTTAGATTTGTTCCTATAGCTAGTCAAGCAAGCGAAGCAAGCTTGCTGCTAGCTGCGGCGCAGGAAAGGAAAGGAAGGCGCGCGCGGCAGCACAATGGCTTGATGGTGTCTGTGGTGGTGCGCGCGCTTGCGTCCCCGCCGCGTCGGCTGTCATTTTTGTTGGTTCATTGCATTGCAGTGGAATTTTCCGCATTGAAAGCCGAGACCAACGACCAACCTACTCCTACTGCTCCTGCTGTGCTGCCCCATCCCGCACTGCACACACAAACACACTGGCACGCAGCTCATCACTATCCTCCCCTCTATAGCTAGGCCCCAGAGAATCCAAGTAATCACTCCAACACTTCATCCTCTCGTCTCGCCGTCATGGGAATGCGGGGCCGTACGCCGTCGTCGTCGTCTGCCCGCCGCTCACGGGCACCCGTTCCCACAGCCACAGTCACGGCTAGCTTGTTACATTCTCCATCGATGATCCCTCCACCGTGGCCGTGCAGGCGTGGACCGGAGACCTCGGCCTCGGCCTCGGGTAGCCGCCAGCTAGAGCCCGCCCGGCGCCCGTCCCACCCTCTCCACACGCTGGCACGCTGCGCCCACTTGCCGTGCGCCGCATGCCAACGAACGTTATGACGGACTAGAAAAATCCCAGGCCAAACGACGACCCGGGGTCCGACGACGCAAGGCAACTGGTCGTTTTCATTTCCGGGAAATGGGTAATGGAAGTACGCACGTATGCTGGTGGCCTTAGATTAAGAGAGGACGTGACCTGACAGGGATTTCAGGATTAGGAGAAGCTAGTTTAGTGGCACCACGTACTAGGGGCGGCTAGAGGCACCCTAATCACGTAGGATGGTGGAGACACCTAACCATGCAACTATCTGCTTAATAATGCTGTTTAATTTGTTCGTCGGGGAGCTAATTAATTAAGGTCAACCTACTCTACGGATGAGCAGCTAATGGATGGGATGTGCAGTACTCAACGATGCTGATGCTGCTATTACAAGCCACGCTACTCCATAATTTAAATTAGTTGATTTGATTGACTGACTATACATACATCATATTTTTCAGCTGCCGAAGAGGAGAAAATTTGATCACGAAGTAAAGAGGAAAACTGTTGCCAAAAAGAAAAAACATGTTGTCAAAAGAAAAGTAAGAGGAAAACAAACAAATGTACACTGCCGACAAGCTTGAATACCTTttcaaccatacctggataacCTGTCCCTGATAGTATTAGTTATCCCCCAAGAAACGGCCTTGGATCCTGATTAGCGGCTGCTTCCACTTTCCACACCGGCCAAAGTTCCGAGTTCCGCTCGTCGCCGCAGTCAACAGCTACAGCTTGCATCCGCCAAATCAGCATGAAAAAGAGATCAGATATGGGGGCCACACACACAAAGTTCCATCAAAATCAACTGCTCGTGTGTAGTACTAGTAATATTGAAAGTAACACAGTAAGGATGCAATTAATTCCGACGTTTTGCGGAAGGTTACAGCGGAAAGGAAAACAGTGACATCTTCTGCCAATTTGCTGATGAGAGCCTCTTGTCCACTAGCAGTTGCTCGACTCTAGTTGCCAAGTTGGATGCAGTTATCCGGCATCGCTTTCAACCCTATACAAGCAAGAATTCGGAAATCCTGGAATCTGGTTTCTTCAAATCTACAATTCAATACAGgaatgtttttcttctctggtataCCACTGGTATCATTAATCCGACAATGACTCATGTGGTTTCTTATAAACAAGCAAACCTGTATTCGAGATATGATATAACAGTTTACTAAAAGGTGTAACCACTTCAGTATTTCTTCAGGAAGAAATTGCAACCTCAGATTTTAGCAGGTAATATACATCACAGTGATTCTGAACATGAATCTCCTCTCATTACATGTATCAAAAGGTATGGTCTGTGGACCTCAGATTTCCAGTATCGTTCTTATCTGCTCCGGCGAATGCTTGACCAACGATCTTGGGTCAGGATAACAGTTCTTTGGATCCATCACCGCCTTGTAAATGAGCTCGTAAGCTTCTGCTAGAGCTCTCGCCAAACCGTAGCACGCATCTGAGCGTAACCTTGGAACCTGCAGCTGCTCGAATTCCGGCAAGGAGCCTTCTGTTCCAGTCACAAGACCATAGAATGCCTTCAAGCACTCCAGAAGCATTTGTGGTGATGTCTCCACAACATCTGCCAGAGGTCTTGCATCATCCTCGCCGTCAGTAGAGCTGTAGTTCTTTATGTATGGCATCTTACTTGACAATCCACATTTACTGAGAATGCTATCAGCTTCTTTATCTACCAAGGCACGCGCGTGTGTTTCGATCATAGAGCGAAGGTTTTTAACATAGCTTGTAGCAACCTCCTGATCCATCAATGGTTCCTCAATAGCTGATAAGCAGTTGATGAGGTAAACTTTTGACGAAGATTCACCACTCTGTACATTGCATAATATTGAAATTACTTGGATGTAAGCAAATGTCTAAAAGTTGATTTACGCAGCTAAAGCGAGCTAGCCTACCCAGTCAAAGGCTTAAAGCAAAAAGGTTTCTGATCCAAGCATAAAAAATCACAGTTTCTTTAATCTGATCAGTGCCCAAAAGGTTATGAAATAAAATTGAACAA
Proteins encoded:
- the LOC123098270 gene encoding wall-associated receptor kinase-like 14 isoform X2, which encodes MRGAVLLLPLVAAVLLHAAAAAGGGNGSCERRCGSMELPYPFGFSGGCTIQLVCDVGVDDVRAAWLGGAPELGLLVRNVTPRALILNLQPDCSRLFNASVAVLFSDSYAPAWGNTLVVSSCSSSEAALIKNCSSEPPDRYMKRSTSHCSANESIRCILPRTPSNTSGHHFLNRSEVLRSNCTGLVSAVSYSDAQGPSLLLGALELDWWVPGRCRCDARANCTQFPATKTRPEAFQCECPEGLQGDGFVDGTGCWEVPTLLLACSSKLHWIQG
- the LOC123098270 gene encoding wall-associated receptor kinase-like 14 isoform X3 is translated as MRGAVLLLPLVAAVLLHAAAAAGGGNGSCERRCGSMELPYPFGFSGGCTIQLVCDVGVDDVRAAWLGGAPELGLLVRNVTPRALILNLQPDCSRLFNASVAVLFSDSYAPAWGNTLVVSSCSSSEAALIKNCSSEPPDRYMKRSTSHCSANESIRCILPRTPSNTSGHHFLNRSEVLRSNCTGLVSAVSYSDAQGPSLLLGALELDWWVPGRCRCDARANCTQFPATKTRPEAFQCECPEGLQGDGFVDGTGCWEVMLN
- the LOC123098270 gene encoding wall-associated receptor kinase-like 14 isoform X1 produces the protein MRGAVLLLPLVAAVLLHAAAAAGGGNGSCERRCGSMELPYPFGFSGGCTIQLVCDVGVDDVRAAWLGGAPELGLLVRNVTPRALILNLQPDCSRLFNASVAVLFSDSYAPAWGNTLVVSSCSSSEAALIKNCSSEPPDRYMKRSTSHCSANESIRCILPRTPSNTSGHHFLNRSEVLRSNCTGLVSAVSYSDAQGPSLLLGALELDWWVPGRCRCDARANCTQFPATKTRPEAFQCECPEGLQGDGFVDGTGCWEGMRRGERGMSVAALEIWEATSTIRHQAICPYSAAFVPCIDYFSAIVWGHVFYSLRS